A window of the Gossypium hirsutum isolate 1008001.06 chromosome A05, Gossypium_hirsutum_v2.1, whole genome shotgun sequence genome harbors these coding sequences:
- the LOC107961348 gene encoding protein SPEAR3, translated as MGSGYFGEPNVGNERGASSSSSSSSSSRKGKKGSNSEKPKQPQRGLGVAQLEKIRLQGPVGCTYHHHPSLHGGPFPSNFNQEDMRVQTLYSSMASSSSSTTSASYGFHPTMMKGLGEYDKRPNTRYGDFQSYTTTSWNADNGSSQHFARPNLTRQLLNLHHVEDSPPKKSKKQGSDSLGSSSQNCESTQELDLELRLSL; from the exons ATGGGTAGCGGCTATTTTGGAGAACCAAACGTGGGAAACGAAAGGGGAGCGTCGTCTTCGTCATCCTCGTCTTCCTCTTCAAGAAAAGGGAAGAAGGGTAGTAATTCAGAGAAGCCAAAGCAACCCCAAAGAGGGCTTGGTGTTGCTCAGCTGGAGAAGATCAGACTACAAGGCCCAGTGGGTTGTACTTACCACCACCATCCTTCTCTTCATGGTGGACCTTTCCCTTCAAATTTCAACCAG GAAGACATGAGAGTGCAAACACTTTATTCATCAATGGCGTCATCATCGTCATCAACTACCTCAGCTTCTTATGGTTTCCACCCCACCATGATG AAGGGGCTTGGGGAATATGATAAAAGACCGAACACCAGATATGGTGATTTCCAATCTTATACGACAACAAG TTGGAACGCCGACAATGGCAGCTCTCAACATTTTGCACGACCAAACCTGACCAGACAACTTCTAAACTTACATCATGTTGAG GATTCACCACcaaaaaagagcaagaaacaagGGAGCGATTCATTGGGATCCAGCAGTCAGAATTGTGAATCCACACAAGAGCTGGATTTGGAGCTCAGACTGTCATtgtaa